The segment ttattattattattattactactattattatcattattatatcctcctcctcctcatcctcctcctcctcctcatcctcatcctcatcctcatcctcatcctcatcatcatcatcatcatcatcgtcatcgtcatcgtcatcgtcatcgtcatcgtcatcgtcatcgtcatcgtcatcgtcatcgtcatcatcatcatcatcatcatcatcatcatcatcatcatcatcatcatcatcatcatcatcatcatcatcatcatcatccttactttcaacaacaacaaaagcaaaaatataacGTGAATAAAAGTAATACCATAATCGTTAATGATATAATTaccaatgacagtaatattatcaACAAAGCACGACAaacatcaaataatgataataaaaatagtaaaattgaAATTGGAAGTAATGTCgaggataagaaaaataataaagatgaaaataataaatattgtagTGACGAAAATATAATGACATCACCATCCATAACAAACCTCCCCAAATACCGATAATCCTAACACAAAACAAAttcaaaaccgaaaaaaaaatctcacaaatAACTTCAACTAACAATAAACCAAACAAAGAGCAACATAAAAcctcaaaaaaatgaaaataaaatcccaTACTATTTTGTCCTCGCAGCTTTTCATCCCCGACCAAGAGGTGTATTTTGTCCTCGGCggcgtttcattctctctctccctcgtgtgGATAAGTCGGTAAGGATGAATCTCCCCAATGTCTCCCTTATTTTATGGAATTTTCGGCCTTTTCGGTGTTATTATGGCGTCTTTGGGCACGTCGGTGGATTTATCGGATCGGTTGGATGTGTTTTAGTAATGGGAGGAGGGCTAGAAGGTTGAATTtttaagggaaatggggagaataGGGGTATGTTGTAGTCCCGCATGGGTTGAGGGAAAGGGCcacgtttgtttacatttttggcAGCGTGGTTTTTTAGGGGAATAAATGTTGGGTTTAATAGCTctttggggaagggaaggtgattgTGGTAGTTGTTGTGATACAGTGGGGAATTTAGGGTCGTGGATAAGGGAAATGGAATTTAATTGAAGTGGTTGGAAATGCATATGTTGCTTGATGTATGTTACCGGTTTTATGTTATTGGGCGATGATCGATTGAATAATTTTAATCGTGGTCATTTTTCTTCCTATCCTGTACTAAGtattatgaatatgtgtttgAAACTTCCAAGAAAGGGGGTCCAATATTGACAACTTCTTGCATTCGCGGAGTAGATTGCTTTGGGTTTATTGGCGAGGAAGTTTATGCTAGGAATCCTGGTTGAGTTCGATGGGACTgacgcactaagctagggcaagtAGAAGATACTATTCTTGTAGAGGTTGTGGAGTGGCAGATGGGTGGGAGAAATAATGAGCAGATACGAGTGATGATGCCACAAAGGGTAAAGACCTGTGGAAAGTGCTGCACTCGACGCAAGTCCTTGCTGAGCTCCAGATTTTTGGCTCCATCTTGCCGAGGTGGAGATGGTTTCCCTGAGGCTATTAAAGCGAGTACACTGTATTGCTCTGAATTATCTTGGAAAGGTACTCCACATGAGAATACATCAAAAAGATCTGGTTAATGCTACTGAGAGGGAAGCACAGATatgagggaaatggacactgccatcgtatagagcagtggttcttaacccgaTGCCGACAGGTATCAGAAGTCCCAGAGTCATAAACTATGGTGATTTCTTGCAACATCCAGACACTGGGCACAGGAATCCGCTATGAGTGGCGGAACTACCCTCTTCATGCATTCTGGTGTGTCAccacacatacaaccatacaacCACACCCTGCAGACCAAGTGATATGACACCTGTATACATGACGTGTCCGTAAAGGGTTAAAGGGGCTTCATTTTCTTCCAAAGGGGGCACGAGCCCTTGGGGaaaaaggcagtaatttctcAAATTGTTATTCCCTTAATGAAAGCATGGTCACTAGATGTAAATTTAATTGTAATGCTTCTAATTTATGCTCAATAAAGACTAACACaacatacttataattttctCTAAAATCAGGGAGAGAattttattaacccaatggcgacgggtcacggctatcgccgtcataacaatacgcacgatgtgcggcgtgcggctgtccgcagcggcgccgcgccaaaacgccccgaggcaatgattcggcttgatggaccgatatcacgcgctcggagtcggcgcgctgccgccgttcgccagagcggttttttttaatttgctatacccggcgccattgggttaagatgcAAGGGAGGCATGGACGGACAAATTGCTTAAGGGGGAGCTTTGTAATTATAAGAGTACGAACCACTGTTATTGAGcattaaaaaagtatataaataaacacaggtACAGATACAGCGGCAATCTATTTACTGTGAGAGGATGAAAATATCTGCTGCATATCACTCCCACCGGAATTAAATGGAAGGTTGTTAAGGTTAGGCTTGGATATTTGGGTTTGCACAATACCTAGGTTTTCTTCTGGTAACAAATACCAAAGAACCCTTTTGATTAGGGATCCAGCCTCATACTTTGAGTTTCAGCAATTGTTTCATAACTTGTTAGGTTTTGTTAATCTTGCGGCCTGTAATTTCAGTGGCTAAGGAGGTATTTATCCAATCAGGACAGGAGCTCCCAGTATCTTGCTGAACAAAGTGCCCAAGTGCATGCAGAGTTAGGTGCTCCACGAGAGTAAGAAGCTTGAACTCGTTTACCTCAATTACACTAAGAGATTTTGGTGTTCTTACTGTGACAAACAAAATTTTTATGTAGAGAGGCTGTATGCCTACATGAGGCTATTTCTCGCACTTGCCATCAGTGCGAAATGAGCGCACAGCTGCCTCGTATATACAACTTGGAACAGGCTCGGTTGCATGTGATGAGAACATGCAGTGCTCTACCATGATGCATTAGAAGGTCATCCCAGTGAGAATAGGCTAATCTATTGTAGACACTTGTCAAGATTGTCTTGAGGGGGAGCAAGTTTTCACCTTTATGAAGAGTCAGTGTGGCTTAGTGTCAATTAAACCCTGCACAAGTTGACCTGTGTGCAGAGTATCTCTGATTAATGGCAAACAATAACTGAAGTCAATGGAACTAGCATTTTATGACTTTGAATGTGTGCTTTGGTTGTAGTAACCTATTGCCTAGCATTAGAATCTTTAGAATTGGGTTTCTAGCTTCTTTAAAAAATTaagattttaaaatttatttattgcaCCCAAATTTAATTTGATctaaatagtaatgaagatagtaattatGAGGCTGTCCTAGCAGCCGATTTTCCCAAATTGTGGAATTAATTGTTTAGAATCAGTCCCGTATTTATTGAATATTCACCTCTTAACCCCTTAAtgacggatgaaaaaaaaaacaaaaaaaaacctatgctctggagatcaatggcaactcgccgactttgagtgtggagtttggtacatcaagctgaagaACCGTCTCAAAGCGCTTTGGTGTGTCATTGCGGTGTGCGCCACTGATCGAGCTGTTTGACACCTCAGGGTGTGATCCGTTGGGAAAGGGGTTAAGAACTGTGTCATTTGAGGTACTAATCAAATTCCTTCTTTCAGTCCCTAAGTCCGGTTCAACGGTGCCTTAAGCCACGCTTTCAAGATGGTTAGGGTGGACAAATCAACATGGAAGGCTAATTACTTCACCAAGATCACCCAGCTGCTGGATGAATACAGCCGTTGCTTCATCGTGGGTGCTGACAATGTCGGCTCCAAGCAGATGCAGGAGATCCGTATGAGCCTGCGTGGCTGCGCTGTTGTCCTCATGGGCAAGAACACCATGATGCGCAAGGCCATCCGTGCTCATCTGGAAAGCAACCCTTCTTTGGAGAGGTGAGTGAATTATTACCctacagatttcttttttttttatataaaaaggatTAGGCTTCCAGAAAATATTTAGAAAGATAAACTTAGCTGGAAAGCATATCCATAGAGGACTTTCTTGACTTTTTTTTGAATAGCATGACGAGTTATTGTGCAATACAGCCTTGTGTTAAATACAATGACTgcatcccccattccccttttatGCTATTCCTTATATTATtaattggggagggggagactggCCTGTATTGTAAGTAACAAGTTTTTAGAAAATATTTAATTtgcattatctatatctattgtaaaaatgtatttttagtTTAACAAATATTTAGAACATTGCTGTCATTTCTACCATTTGATAGCGTACTTTGGCCTAGTGGTCAACTTTAATAAAATCCTACTGTCCCACAGGCTGCTGCCACACATTGTAAACAATGTTGGCTTCGTCTTCACTAACGACGACCTGTGTGAAGTTCGTGATAAGCTGCTTCAGAACAAGAAGAGGGCTCCTGCTCGTCCTGGTGCCATTGCCCCATGCCCCGTCACCATCCCTGCCCAGAACACTGGTCTTGGTCCTGAGAAGACAAGTTTCTTCCAGGCTTTGCAGATCCCTACCAAGATTGCCAGGGGTACCATTGAAATCGTGGTAAGTATTTGGTAcagttttaacccaatgctgatgggcatTGGGTTGCCCACtgtgattatttttacacatagatggctacacttgtagtaagtcaccaatgagccagttacgagtacttcctgtctcgccagtttaccgttttctttgatttatgaaaataattacgttcttattttgctgttactaatgtttataacattatagtaattataatgtctgtaataaaaATACGCCGTCGATATTCGTAGCACTAGTAGCTAATACGTTTTTCCGGCCAATTCAAATCAGTTAAGGTCATAAGTTCTCCTAATTGACtcgtttgtggctaagcactagcagagccatttatgtgcagagacatttcacaaaaatatagaaaatgagcacagcatttcccccattttttattcatttcctctatcggcattgggttaattagcATGCATATTGCAGAACTAGGAGATCATACTGGATATAGTAGAGATGTAAGGCTGAAAGGGAAGTGGTTTGGGGTCAggattgtttgtatatgtattaaaaaaaataaagctaaacTACTTGGAAGGCATCTTACAATAGGAACTTTAGGTATGTAATAAACATGGTAGATCTAATCTGAGCAGCTTTTACATAGTCTGGTGTCAGGAAAATATTATGTAGGACTTGACACCTGTTTGAGATGTCTGTATTAAGACTATGAAGTAGCAGCAACAGAAATCAAACGTTCCGAGAGCCATTTAATTTTCTTGTACTTATGTTgggacatttttttctttgtttgttgtaattatgtaacttttttttttatgctttgtaATTTATATTTGCCATTTGCTTATAGagtaatgtaaatttatataatttgtgGTTCACCTGTTAGTGCCGGGTCACATGTCCAGCTAGCTCCCAGTGGCTGGACAGTTGCCAGATATCACTGGAGTCTGATGCGGAGAGATTTCTAATATGGTCACTGTGAGATTAAGGGTGATTataaagtaatacatatatatattgaagaaaaattataatttgaGGTAAAGCATACAAAAtgcaacataaaaagaaaatcattcgTAAGTTTACCAGTAGAATAGATAATTATTTCATTGGTGTGTTATTTACATTTCTGCAAGGGGCAGGGAGCATATTTTAAAAGCTTTCTGCAATGGGTATTTTTCTTGTGCAGTGCTTAATCAGAAACCTCTTTTCCACAGAATGATGTGCAGTTGATGAATGAGGGAGACAAGGTGGGTGCCAGCGAGGCAGCTCTCCTTAACATGTTGAACATCTCTCCCTTCACATACGGTTTGGTGGTACAGCAGGTGTACGATCAGGGCACAGTCTTCTCCCCCAAGGTTCTGGACATTACTGATGAGGACTTGATGAAGACCTTCCAGCAGGTGAGAATTATAAATATTTGCTTTCCATTTTGTAATTTTAGTCTACTTAGGTATGGGTTTTGTCTACCCTCACattcagtggaaaaaaaaaattaggcatGCTCTCACATTAACCTGTTCATGATGGTTCCCTTAGTGTCATGAACCCTCCTTTCTGGGTGGTGTCTGTATCAGTGAGTGCCTGCTGCTGTGATCGGCATACCTCCTCTGTTCCACATGAATTTTATACCCCATGATTAGTCATTGGAGTACGTTGAAGAGTGTGCTTTAGAGACAAACATAATGTTAGGATGCTTGTGAAAAGAAAGTGGTCTTGACACCAGTTTTATTGGTCTCCTGGTCCTTGGCATTACCTTGGTAATAAGGTCACACTGCAGCAAGGGATGGTCAACAAAGGGCATAACTGTAACCCATTACTATGTGTAGTTTGTCCACTCCCTCATGTTAGGGACAGGAACATGATGTGAACTGTCCAACAGAGAGACATGGATATCAACATGTCTTCACACTCTTCTCAGTCATTCATACTTCATGGAAACGTGAAGATCTATGAAAAAATATTGAACATTTTAGGTCCAAATGATATATGAGCCATTGTGGTGCTTTTTAGAAATCGATTTAAGTTAAGGAACTTCTGGAATGATGTTGCGTCTGGTTTGGTTGGTGGTTATATTCCTTGTGTCCACACTTCTTGTGCTTGTCCTTTTCTGTGTCAAGGCAGCCACTTTGTTTGTGAATAGGTCATTAATCTGTATCTGCTGGGCCAAGCCTATAGCCGTCATAGCAAACCACCTCGACATGCCAGGTATGGTTAGAGGGAGTCGAGTGGAAAGGTCCGCTACATGTAGCGGACCGGGTTAAGCAAAGGGAAATGACTTCAAATCATGCCCCTGTGCTTCAGTGTATCAAGGAATGGATGGTCAGCTCAGCTGTTCAGTAGATTGTCACAAATTGTGTGGGGGCTCAATGCTCTGGTAAATGCAAGGAATAAAATAGTTTAAACAATCTTGATCAATCTAAAGGCTTTCAAGCTGGCTCCCTGGAGCATAGTTCCTCAAACTGGTGGGCGGTTTTCCCTTTTTCCAGTGTTGATTGGAGGCTAGGATTGAGGTTCCTAAATTTTTAAATGGTTTAAATTCCATATCTTTTaaattagttttttatttatcactCCC is part of the Penaeus chinensis breed Huanghai No. 1 chromosome 35, ASM1920278v2, whole genome shotgun sequence genome and harbors:
- the LOC125044303 gene encoding 60S acidic ribosomal protein P0-like, with translation MVRVDKSTWKANYFTKITQLLDEYSRCFIVGADNVGSKQMQEIRMSLRGCAVVLMGKNTMMRKAIRAHLESNPSLERLLPHIVNNVGFVFTNDDLCEVRDKLLQNKKRAPARPGAIAPCPVTIPAQNTGLGPEKTSFFQALQIPTKIARGTIEIVNDVQLMNEGDKVGASEAALLNMLNISPFTYGLVVQQVYDQGTVFSPKVLDITDEDLMKTFQQGLSNVASVSLAIGFPTIASVPHSIVNGFKNLLAIAAATDINFKEAATLKEFLADPSKFAAAAAASAPAASAAAAPKEEAKKEEEPEEESDDDMGFGLFD